A region of the Pantoea alfalfae genome:
CGAAATCCCTTTCAGAACAAACAGAGGGGAAAAAGAAGGGTAGACGATACCGCGCAACATGAAAAAAGCCAGCAGAGATCATCTGCTGGCGGTGTAAATGCACCCTACTCAGAAAAGCACTCCACTGAACAGCGAAGTGAGGGTCGAACGCCATTCAGTGCTGAATGCCTCCCGCTCTTCCCATAGCGCAAAGTTTGCTCTTAAAATGGGGCAGAAAAAACAGAGCGCTTTTCACCGGGAGTTCCCCTTTTATGTCCTCATCACGTCTGAAGCAGCAGTTCATTCGCCTGTGGCAGAGCTGCCAGGGGCAAACGCAGGAGATTACCCTCAGCGAACTGGCTGACCTGCTGCACTGCTCGCGCCGCCATATGCGCAATCTGCTCAACCGGATGCAGGCCGCGGGCTGGCTGATCTGGCAGGCGGAAGCCGGACGCGGCAAGCGTTCACAGCTCTCCTTCTGCTATACCGGACTGGCTTTACAACAGCAGCGTGCCGAGGATTTGCTGGAACAGGATCGCATCGATCAACTGGTCCAGTTAGTGGGCGATAAGAATCAGGTGCGGCAGATGATTGGGGTACACCTGGGGCGCAGTTTCCGGCAGGGCAAGCATATCCTGCGGGTGCTCTACTATCGTCCGCTGCTTAACCTGCTGCCCGGTTCGGCGCTGCGGCGCTCGGAAACGCATATTGCCCGACAGATTTTCAACGGCCTGACGCGCATAAATGAGGAAAACGGGGAAATTGAACCTGATATTGCACACCACTGGCAGCAGACCTCTCCGCTTCACTGGCGCTTCTTTGTGCGTCCGGCGATTCGCTTCCATCACGGCAGAGAACTGGAGATGGAGGATGTGCTCGCCACGCTGGAGCGTCAGCGCACCCATCCCCTCTTTTCCCATATAGAGCAGATTGACTTACCTGCCCCCTGGACGCTGGACATTCGTTTAAGCCAGCCCGACGAGGGTTTGCCCTGGCTGCTGGGCAGCGTCAGTGCGATGATCCTGCCGCGCGAATGGCCGACGCTGCGTGATTTTGCCCGCCAGCCGGTTGGCACAGGTCCTTACCGGGTGATACGCAATCAGGAGAGCCAGCTGAAAATCGAAGCGTTTGATGACTACTTCGGTTTTCGCGCCCTGATTGATGATGTCTCTATCTGGGTACTGCCCGACATCAGCGATGAACTGGTCTATGCCGGTGTCCGTCTGCAGGGTGACAGCATTGATGAGATTCAGGAGGAGAGCCGCCTTGAAGAGGGCTGCTACTATCTGCTGTTCGATCAGCGTTCAGAGCAGGGTCGCAACGAGGCGGTCCGCCGCTGGGTCAGTTACCTCTTTAACCCCATCGCCCTGCTCAATCATGCCGGTGTCGGTTATCAGCGTTACTGGTTTCCGGCGTATGGCCTGCTGCCGCGCTGGCATCACCGGCGTGACCTGATGCCAGTGGAAAAACCGCCTGGCTTAACGCACCTGACGCTGACCTGGTACAGCCAGCACGTGGAG
Encoded here:
- the sgrR gene encoding HTH-type transcriptional regulator SgrR, translating into MSSSRLKQQFIRLWQSCQGQTQEITLSELADLLHCSRRHMRNLLNRMQAAGWLIWQAEAGRGKRSQLSFCYTGLALQQQRAEDLLEQDRIDQLVQLVGDKNQVRQMIGVHLGRSFRQGKHILRVLYYRPLLNLLPGSALRRSETHIARQIFNGLTRINEENGEIEPDIAHHWQQTSPLHWRFFVRPAIRFHHGRELEMEDVLATLERQRTHPLFSHIEQIDLPAPWTLDIRLSQPDEGLPWLLGSVSAMILPREWPTLRDFARQPVGTGPYRVIRNQESQLKIEAFDDYFGFRALIDDVSIWVLPDISDELVYAGVRLQGDSIDEIQEESRLEEGCYYLLFDQRSEQGRNEAVRRWVSYLFNPIALLNHAGVGYQRYWFPAYGLLPRWHHRRDLMPVEKPPGLTHLTLTWYSQHVEHEGIANALRPLLAAHGVTLETREISYESWYQGDAESDIWLGSVNFTLPLNYSLFAQLYEIPLLHHCLPIDWHGDAARWREKTLPLAEWSKQLVEEAGLHPLFHHWLLLEGQRSMRGVRMNTLGWFDFKSAWFAPPAL